ATCACCACATCAGGTTCGACACCTTGATCATTACTTGCCCAGTCCCAAATGCCTAAACCTTTGGTGCAGTGCTTCACCGCATCTTCCATATTCAGGAATTGCAAATGTGATTGCTTATCGCAAACGATCACATTTACATAGTCAGTACTACGCAAACAATGATCGGAAACCGATAGCAACGTATTCACATCGGGTGGTAAATAGATGCGTGTTACTTCTGCACTCTTGTTCACTACCACATCCAAGAATCCGGGATCTTGATGGGTAAAGCCGTTGTGGTCTTGTCGCCATACTGTTGATGTAATCAAGAGATTAAGCGAAGCGATCGGCGATCGCCAAGGAATCTCTCTACTGATTTCCAACCACTTGCAATGCTGGTTGATCATCGAGTCGATCACATGCACAAAGGATTCATAGGTCGAGAAAAATCCATGTCTTCCAGTTAGTAAATAGCCCTCTAGCCAACCTTCTAAGGTATGCTCACTGAGGATTTCCATCACGCGACCATCGGTAGCTAGTTCACCACCATCAGCATCTTCAGGTAGATATTCAGCAATCCAGAACTTCTTACTGACTTCATAAATCGCTTGCAGTTTATTAGATGTGTTTTCATCGGGACCAAAGACACGGAAATTGTCCATGTTTTGAAGCATCACATCGCGCAGGAAAACACCCAAAGGCTTGGTATTTTCGGCTTCACTTGTGCCAGCCTTGTCGATTTTTACGCCATAACTGCGAAAATCGGGCATTCTCAAACCACGACGAACTAAACCACCATTAGCGATCGGGTTCGCGCTCATACGGCGATCGCCTGTGGGAGCAAGATCCTTCAATTCAGGAATCAACTTGCCTGATGCATCAAACAATTCATCAGGCTTGTAGCTCTGCATCCAATCCGATAGCATTTTTAAATGTTCGGGATTATTATGCATTCCCGACAGTGGTACTTGGTGCGCTCGCCAAAAACCTTCGACTTTATGCCCGTCTACTTCCGCAGGACCAGTCCAGCCTTTAGGAGTTCGCAATACGATCATTGGGAACTTGGCGCGTTTAGGAATACCCGTACTGCGAGATTCTTGTTGAATAGACTTAATTTCGTTAATGCAGTGTTCTAGGGTGGCAGCGATCGCCTGATGCATCGACTCAGGGTCAGAACCTTCCACAAAATAGGGTTGATAGCCATAGCCAATAAAGAGGCTTTCTAGCTCTTCGTGGCTGATGCGCGATAGGACTGTGGGGTTATTAATCTTATAGCCATTCAAATGTAGAATTGGCAATACCGCACCATCACGGATCGGATTAATGAACTTGTTGGAATGCCAAGCAGTGGCGAGGGGGCCAGTTTCCGATTCACCATCACCAACCATCACTACCGAGATTAAATCGGGATTGTCAAATACAGTTCCATAGGCGTGGGAAACGCTGTAGCCAAGTTCTCCGCCCTCATGTATTGAGCCTGGAGTTTCAGGTGTACAGTGGCTACCAATCCCACCAGGAAAAGAAAATTGCTTAAAGAAAAGCTTCATTCCTTCTGCATCTTCACTGATGTCGTGATAAAACTCGGAATAGGTTCCTTCTAGATATACAGGACCTAAAATCCCTGGTGCGCCATGTCCAGGTCCTGCCAAAAAGATGGCATTCAAATCGTATTTCTTAATCAGGCGATTCAAATGTGTATAGACAAAACTCATGCCAGGACTCGATCCCCAATGTCCGAGCAAGCGATTTTTGATATGATCTGGCTTCAAAGGTTCGCGCAAAAGTGGATTTTCGCGTAGATAGATCATCCCGATCGCGAGATAATTACAAGCCCGCCAGTAGGCATCGGTTTTCCGCAGTTCTTCGGCACTGAGAGGGTTTCCTGCAACAGTGGAGCGTGCAGTGCCATAGCAACTGATTGATGTGCTGCTAGAGAAGTCCGTGTCAGCCATTTTGAGAGGAGTTGATACCATAAAATTACGATTTGTTCCTGTCGTTAATTAGTTTTATAACTTCTGACTTCACAACTCTACATGAGATTGCAAGAATTCGGAGTGATGTGTATGTCTCTTTTAGCTTAGCTAATTAGGATCGCTTATCCCTATATCTGGTTTAGATTTGCGGGTGGGGATCGCTTATACTTCTATATAAGGTTTCATAAAAAGAGAAGACAGAGCGAAGCTTTGACTTCTCTTTTATTTGTATTTTTAATTTTGAACAATTTGCGCTGAAAGCTCCAAAATCAGTTTTTATAATCAGAATTACGGCTCAAATTCAAAATTTATTGTCAAAAAAAGTTAACATTAACTTAATAATTCTAGAAATCTTAACCAAGTTATTTTTCCATAGCTTGTAACAAGAAATCATACTAATTCATGAAAATATTAGCATATTCTCGTGAATTAAAGGCGGGTTAAACAAGATTTTTAAAGATGAAATGGCTTAGCTACTTTATCTTTTGGTATAACTTTAAACTTCGCTAAAAACTAGAATCTTAGTAAATCAAACCCTTTGAACTCAAACGTCATGGCTCGACAACTCAAAAACATTGCACCGCATGGTGGTCAACTGATCAACCGCATGGCTACAGAAGCCCAAAAAGAAGTTTTTTATAGCAAAGCTGACCACTTGCCGATTGTGCAATTGACTGAGCGATCGCTCTCCGATCTTGAGCTAATAGCGATCGGTGGATTTAGCCCCCTAACTGGTTTTTTAGGCAAAGCTGACTATGAGTCCGTAGTTTTAAATATGCGTCTCGCCAATGGCTTGCCTTGGTCAATTCCAATCACATTACCTGTCACTTCTGAAGTTGCTGACACCTTAAGCGTTGGTAGCCTTGTCCGTCTGAATGACCCCAATGGCGTATTCATCGGTGTATTAGAACTAAGCGAAAAATATAAATACGACAAACTTAAAGAAGCTATCCATGTCTATCGCACCAACGAAGATCGTCACCCAGGGGTCAAGGTAGTCTATGCCCAAGGTGATGTGTATCTGGCTGGTGATGTCTGGTTATTAGAACGTCGCCCGCATCCTCTATTTCCCACTTACCAGATCGATCCTGTAGATTCTCGCGAATTATTTATCGAAAAAGGTTGGCGCACCATTGTCGGTTTCCAAACTCGTAATCCGATCCATCGCGCCCATGAATATATCCAAAAATGTGCGCTCGAAATGGTCGATGGTCTATTCCTGCATCCTCTAGTCGGTGCAACTAAGAGTGATGACGTGCCTGCCGATGTGCGGATGCGTTGCTATGAAATTATGCTGGAGCATTACTTCCCATTAGATCGGGTAACTCTAGCGATTAATCCTGCGGCGATGCGCTATGCAGGCCCCCGCGAAGCGATTTTCCATGCTTTGATTCGCAAAAACTATGGTTGTACGCACTTCATTGTGGGACGAGATCATGCAGGTGTCGGGGACTACTACGGAACCTATGACGCTCAACATATTTTCTATGAATTTGAAGATGGCGAACTAGGAATTATTCCTCTGATGTTTGAACATGCTTTCTATTGCAAACGCGCTCAAGGTATGGCAACCACGAAAACAAGTGCCAGTCTTCCCGAAGAGCGAGTCCATCTCTCTGGTACAAAAGTCCGCGAAATGCTCCGTCGTGGCGAATGTCCTCCTCCTGAATTTTCCCGTCCTGAAGTAGCTGCCGAACTGGCGAAAGTGATGCACAAAATGGCGATCGAGGAAGCTTCTACAGGCTTTGAAATTTAAGCAGTATGTACTCAAGTGCGGGATAAAAGCTCAAACCTGTTTCAACGGGTTAATTGGCAGTATTCTTCAGTCCGCTAGAGCATACTTGAGGTTTTAGCCAAGAACTCTAGTTCTTGGCTTATTTGTGGAAATTATAATGAGATCAAATGGAAAATTTATGAATCCAGAACTAGAAAAAGAAATAAGCAATTTACGAGCTTTAAACCTAACTCCAAAACAGATAGCGCGTAAGTTGGGTCTAAGACCATCTGAGGTTACGGCTATTATTCAGAACCAAGCTAAACAGGTTGCGCTTGCACTAGATAAAAAAGGGGAACTAGCCCCAATCGCGAAGTGCTTAGCTAATAAAAATATGATTCAGGAACTGTTACAGCCAAAATCTAAAAATTGGTTTGGTCTCAAAAGCAAAGAGAAAGATCTGGACTTAGATTCTGGTTCTAGTGGTTTGGGGCTTGTTTTGGTAGCTCGATCTGTATCTAACCGATTTCGAGTTTGTTCTTATCTGGTCGATTACTGGTGCTTGGGTGTGAAAGATGCGATCGGTCCGCGACAGATGGATCGGTTCAAATATGAACAATTTCTTCACCATGCTTTCCAAATGTATCCTGAGGGATATGCAGAAATAACGCTACAGCAAGCTCAAGACATCGTTTTCGGATCGGTAGAATATGCTGAAACACTTGGACTAAAGCCACATTCTGACTTTGTCGCAGCACGAGATCACCTTGGAGAGTGGAATGACAAAACCGCTCTTGAGTTCGGTCGTGATGGAAAGCCATTTTTTATGGCTGGCCCTTACGATAACGTGAATAAGATTATGCGTACCCTTACACAGACTGTGGGAGAAAATAACTTTAATTTTGTAACTCCACTTGATGGCAATGGTTACGGCTCCCTTAATTGGTAAAGCTTTTATTTGTAGTGGTTATGAAAGTAGTAGCTGTCACATAAAAAAAGTCGGTGCACTGCACTGACTTTTTTATGTGCGATCGCTAATTGACTTTTGTTCTTTTTGCGATCGCAGTTCCTTAGCTTTAATCCTCTGCCAAACTTTAAAGCAAGCATAAGCCATTAATATCGTACTAATCGCTGCATAGGTTCCACCTGCAGGCATTCCTGAAACCGCCATCGCAATACTCCCAACCCAAAGGGTGAGGGCATAGATAAATAGAACGGTAAGCCGTTTAGAAACGCCTGCTTGGACTAAGCGATGGTGTAAATGCTGCTTACCAGCCGTCATCGGTGATTCACCCCGACCAATACGCTGCACAATCACAGCCGTCGCATCCACAATCGGCACAGCTAAAATCATATAAGGCATAATCAGAGCCACCGTCGCTACTGCCTTAACTAATCCGATGACGCTCACCCCAGCCAGCGTAAAACCTAAGAAATAAGCTCCACCATCGCCCATAAAGATTTCTGCTGAGCTTTTAGGCTTGAAGTTGTAGCGCAAGAAGCCTAAACATCCTCCAGCGAGTGCCGCCGCAATCAGCGCCGCCGCAGGTTGCTTCATAAACAAACTAGTAATTAAAATTACAGCAGCAGCGATCGTGGTTACACCAGCCGCAAGCCCATCAAGTCCATCTAGCCAGTTGATTGCATTTGCCATCCCTGACAGCCATACCATCGTAATTGGCAAGCTGAACCACCCAAATTTAATAATGCCGATAAATGGCACTGAGATAAAGTCTATTCTCACACCCACGCGCCATGCCGCAGCCGATACTGCTAACTGAGCTATTAAACGCGGTAATGGCGGTAAGTTAAACAGGTCATCAGCAAAACCAATCAGGAAAAAGGCTGCGCCACCGATAGTTACACCCCAAACTTCATATTCTCTGGTTTGCGGTAGAATTCCAAAATATCCACCTGCCCAAACTAGCAGCAAGGCGCTGACACTGCCCAGAAAAATTGCTACCCCACCAACACGCACAACTGGGGTTGTATGCATTTTACGGTGGTTAGGTTTGTCTACTAATCCTGCTTTAAGTCCCAAATGGCGAATAATTGGCGTACTAAGCCAGACCACGATCGCAGATACTGCAAAGGCGACCAAGTAAGGAATGGCAGTTGGATGCAGCATTACAAGAATAAAATTAAGTACTGGAGTTGGGCAAATTTATGCTTGCAAGCATAACACTGGATCGGCTAAACGCAACTATATTAAAGCATTAAAGCCAAGTTTAAAGAGAGTGCTAGACACTCTCTTTAAACAATAATTCTCATTATGAACCCGATTTTGGGATTTCCAGCGCCTTCGGCGCTGGAAATCCCAAAATCGTTTTTTTGAAAGCCCACTGTCGGCGGGCTTTCAAAAAAACGATTTTTATAATGAGAATTGCTGCTCTTTAAATTGGCTTTAATATCTGGTCAAAAATCATGTTAAGATTAAAAGCCGTGTCAAAAATTTTGATCATCAGTAAACGTTAGGCATTAGTTCATGAAAGTTGTTAGCTCCCTCAGATCGGCAAAAACTCGCCATAAGGACTGCAAAGTTGTACGTCGTCGCGGCAGAATTTATGTCATTTGCAAATCAAACCCAAAGTTCAAAGCTCGTCAAGGATAATCAACGATTTTGCGTTATTTATCAAGAAAGAAAAAGCCCGTCATATGACGGGCTTTTTCTTTCTTGATAAATATAGCTATA
This genomic stretch from Pseudanabaena galeata CCNP1313 harbors:
- a CDS encoding phosphoketolase family protein codes for the protein MVSTPLKMADTDFSSSTSISCYGTARSTVAGNPLSAEELRKTDAYWRACNYLAIGMIYLRENPLLREPLKPDHIKNRLLGHWGSSPGMSFVYTHLNRLIKKYDLNAIFLAGPGHGAPGILGPVYLEGTYSEFYHDISEDAEGMKLFFKQFSFPGGIGSHCTPETPGSIHEGGELGYSVSHAYGTVFDNPDLISVVMVGDGESETGPLATAWHSNKFINPIRDGAVLPILHLNGYKINNPTVLSRISHEELESLFIGYGYQPYFVEGSDPESMHQAIAATLEHCINEIKSIQQESRSTGIPKRAKFPMIVLRTPKGWTGPAEVDGHKVEGFWRAHQVPLSGMHNNPEHLKMLSDWMQSYKPDELFDASGKLIPELKDLAPTGDRRMSANPIANGGLVRRGLRMPDFRSYGVKIDKAGTSEAENTKPLGVFLRDVMLQNMDNFRVFGPDENTSNKLQAIYEVSKKFWIAEYLPEDADGGELATDGRVMEILSEHTLEGWLEGYLLTGRHGFFSTYESFVHVIDSMINQHCKWLEISREIPWRSPIASLNLLITSTVWRQDHNGFTHQDPGFLDVVVNKSAEVTRIYLPPDVNTLLSVSDHCLRSTDYVNVIVCDKQSHLQFLNMEDAVKHCTKGLGIWDWASNDQGVEPDVVMVGCGDILTQEALAATILLWEHFPELKIRFINVVDLFKLQPDTEHPHGLSDRDFDSLFTTDKPIIFNFHGYPWLIHRLAYRRTNHKNLHVRGYKEKGNINTPLELAINNQVDRFSLAIDVIDRVPKLKNIGAHAKEALLNQQIDCRRYAYEHGIDMPEIVNWRYPH
- the sat gene encoding sulfate adenylyltransferase — protein: MARQLKNIAPHGGQLINRMATEAQKEVFYSKADHLPIVQLTERSLSDLELIAIGGFSPLTGFLGKADYESVVLNMRLANGLPWSIPITLPVTSEVADTLSVGSLVRLNDPNGVFIGVLELSEKYKYDKLKEAIHVYRTNEDRHPGVKVVYAQGDVYLAGDVWLLERRPHPLFPTYQIDPVDSRELFIEKGWRTIVGFQTRNPIHRAHEYIQKCALEMVDGLFLHPLVGATKSDDVPADVRMRCYEIMLEHYFPLDRVTLAINPAAMRYAGPREAIFHALIRKNYGCTHFIVGRDHAGVGDYYGTYDAQHIFYEFEDGELGIIPLMFEHAFYCKRAQGMATTKTSASLPEERVHLSGTKVREMLRRGECPPPEFSRPEVAAELAKVMHKMAIEEASTGFEI
- a CDS encoding glycosyltransferase family 4 protein, which produces MLHPTAIPYLVAFAVSAIVVWLSTPIIRHLGLKAGLVDKPNHRKMHTTPVVRVGGVAIFLGSVSALLLVWAGGYFGILPQTREYEVWGVTIGGAAFFLIGFADDLFNLPPLPRLIAQLAVSAAAWRVGVRIDFISVPFIGIIKFGWFSLPITMVWLSGMANAINWLDGLDGLAAGVTTIAAAVILITSLFMKQPAAALIAAALAGGCLGFLRYNFKPKSSAEIFMGDGGAYFLGFTLAGVSVIGLVKAVATVALIMPYMILAVPIVDATAVIVQRIGRGESPMTAGKQHLHHRLVQAGVSKRLTVLFIYALTLWVGSIAMAVSGMPAGGTYAAISTILMAYACFKVWQRIKAKELRSQKEQKSISDRT
- the ykgO gene encoding type B 50S ribosomal protein L36, with amino-acid sequence MKVVSSLRSAKTRHKDCKVVRRRGRIYVICKSNPKFKARQG